GCGAAGCAGCGTGGCGTGGAATACGCCGCCGGGGCCCTGCGGCCGCAAGCGAATCGAATGAACCTCCGCAATCTCGCGGAGCCCGCGCATCAAGCGTTGTCCCATGTGATGGAGTCGGGTCAGGGCGTCCGAGGATTGGGCGACGGTCTCCAGACACCAGTTTCCGGCGGCGAGGCACAGGGGATTGGCATTGAGGGTTCCCGCGTGGATAACTTTGCCGGTGACCAAGGGTTCGAAAACGCTGGCCTGTCCCACGAAAGCCGCCAAGGGCACGCCTCCTCCGAGTGCCTTCCCCAGGATGATGAGGTCGGGTGATGCGTGGTAAACTCCACAAGCTCCGGCTGAGCCGAAGCGAAATCCAGTGATGGTCTCATCCGCGATGAACACGGCCTGTTCGCGATCGCAAAGTTCGCGAAGCGTGTCGAGCAGGCCCGGGTCGGGCTCGATGCAACCGGTGTTGCAGAGGCACGGTTCGCAGACCATGGCGGCCCATTCTCCGCGGTGCCGGTCGATCACTTGCCGCAAGTGTTCGGCGTCGTTCCAGCGGGCGACCACGAATTGCTCCGGTACTTCGCGGATAATGCCCGCGCTGGGATGCAGCCGGGCCGGTTCATGCTCGGGCCCCCAAGCTTCGGGCGATGGACCATAGCCCACGAGTCCTTCGTCGGACCAACCATGGTAGTGGCCCTCGAAGCGCAAAATGAGGCGGCGTCCGGTCAAGGCTCGCGCCAGGCGAAACGAGGCCATGACCGCCTCGGTGGCGGAGCACGTGAGGCGGACAAGCTCGGCCCGGGGAATCATCGCGCGCAGTTGTTCCGCCACTTTGATTTCCAGCTCGGATTGCGATGCGAAATGAAATCCGAGCCTGGACTGGGTGGAAACGGCGTCGGCCATGCCAATCGGCGCATGGCCGTAAAGCAAAGCACCTTGACCGAGTTGATAGTCGATGAACTCGTTGCCATCCACATCCCACAGCCGCGATCCCTGCCCATGGGTGAAATAAAGAGGCACGGGCAATTCTGCCGCGCGGATGCCGCTATTGACCCCGCCGGCCATCGATGATCGGGCACGCTGGTGAAGGGTCACCGAACGGTCAAAGCGGAAAGGATAGTCAGGCATTTCTGGCGACGTAGGGGGTTCGTCAGGCGATGCCCGGGCGGACCCGGTGTTTGCCTGGTGCGGGCATGTTCGCGAGAACTTTCGGCGTGGCGATGTCGATCGCGGCGCACGAGCCAAGAGCCCGCCACGGATGATTCATCCAGCCAGAATCTGACCCGGACACGGGCGGGGATGCCGAGGAAGCTGAAGTTGGCAATGCGCGCGATGAGATCGACATTCTCGCCAGGACGAGGTTCGAGGTGGGATCAGCTCAAGATTTCGCGAACGACATGGCCGTGCACGTCGGTGAGCCGGCGACTGACACCGTTGTGGGAGAAGGTGAGTTTTTCGTGGTCGATGCCGAGCAGGTGCAACATGGTGGCATGGAGATCATGAATGGAGAGCACGTTCTCGACGGCCTTCCGTCCGAGTTCATCCGTCGCACCATAGCTCACCCCCGTCCGGATTCCCGCGCCGGTCAGCCAGCACGTGAATCCATCCGGATTATGATCGCGGCCCTGCGAGCCCTTCTGGAACATCGGCATGCGCCCGAATTCCGTACACCAGACGACCAGGGTATCTTCGAGAAGCCCCCGCTGGCGGAGATCCCTCACCAACGCCGCCACGGGCTGGTCCATGATGGCGGCGTGGCGGTCGTACTGTTCCTTGAGCTTGTTGTGGCCGTCCCAATTCAGTTCGCCGCCACTGGCGTAGGCGCCGTTGAAGAGCTGGACGAAGCGCACCCCCCGTTCGAGCAGGCGGCGCGCGAGCATGCAGTTTTTGGCAAAGGCGGCCTTGAGAGGATTGCGGGTGTCGTCCGCTCCGTACTCGCGGGACAGCCAGGCCGGTTCGTGGCTGAGGTTGCTGACCTCCGGGACGCTGAGCTGCATGCGAGCCGCGAGTTCGTAGCTGGCGATGCGGGCGGCGAGGAGGTTGTCCCCGGGATGGGCTTGAAGATGTCTCTGATTGATCGATTGCAACAAAAGCCGCGCGTCGCGATCCGCTTTGAGGGAAACGCCTTCCGGGGGTGTCAGATGTCGGATGGGATCTTTGGCGCTGAAGGCCGTGCCTTGAAACTCGGCCGGAAGGAATCCGTTGTTCCAATTATTGGCGCTCGCTTGCGGAATCCCACGCGGATCGGGAATGGCCACGAAGGCCGGCAACTCCTGCGTCTCGCAACCCAGCGCGTAGGTCACCCAGCCTCCAATGCTGGGAAATCCGTCCGGGACGAATCCGGTGGAGAGAAAATTTTCGGCAGGTCCGTGCGTGTTCGTCTTGCTCGTGAGCGAGTGGAGGAAAGCCAGGTCATCGGTCAGGCCGGCGATATGAGGGATCAAATCGGAAATCATTTTCCCCGATTGGCCACGGGGCCTGAATTCATACTGCGGCCGGGCCAGATTGCCGGACGGGCCTTGGAACGTGACGGGCGGTCCCCCGGCCAGAGGTTGGCCGTCGTGCCGGATCAACTCGGGCTTGAAATCGTAAGTCTCGAGCTGACTCACGGCGCCCGCGCAGAAAATCATCAAGACTTTGTTCGCGCGGGCGGGTGCCATCGGAGGCCGTGGCGCGTATGGCCGTGCCGGATCAATTACCGGAGACTGAGCGGCGAGGAGGGCGTCCCGTTGCAGCAGGGAAGTCAAGGCCAGGCTGGTGAGGCCGGTGGCGGTTTGGGCCAGAAACCCGCGCCGATCAAGGAGACGGCGTCCGGACGGAGACAGCAGGGCGAAGCTCATGGAATCAACAAAAACTCGGTGGTGTTGAAGAGGACCCTGGCGAGCAGGGCAAGGCCGTGCTCGCGGACGGCCGGTTCCGCCGCGCTTAGTTCTACGCCGGAGGGATGACGTCCCAGCACCCGCAAATAAACCTGAGCCACGCCGGCCTCGGGCGGCGTGGAATCGCCGAGATTCGCCCGGACTTTTCCGGCCAGCGCGTTGGCCCGATCGAACGTGAAAGGGCTGTTCAACAAGTTGAGGGCTTGCAACGGGGTCGTGGATTGACGGCGCCGGGGCGTGCTTTGCCCGGCGTCCGGACAATCGAATGCGCCGAAGACGGATTCCGACTCCATGCGCACGCGATGGGCATAAATCATGCGCCTCAAACCATCATGGCCAAACGATTCGACGGGCGGGAACCCGTTGAGCCCGCCTCGAGATTTGAAGAGATTGAATCCGGGCCCGTGCATGGTGAGATTGAGTTCCTGGCTGGAGGCGAGCATGGCGTCTCGAATGAACTCGGCCTCCATCCGCCGGGCAGAAAACCGCCAAAGCAATCGATTGTCGGCGTCGCGGGCCAAGCCCTCACGGTGAATCGCGGAGGATTGCTGGAACGTGGCCGAGTGCGCGATGAGCCGGTTGAGGCGCTTGAGGGACCATCCGGAATCCATGAGCTCGCGGGCGAGCCAATCGAGCAATTCCGGATGCGTCGGTCGGCTCCCGTGCACTCCGAAGTCGTTGGGGGTATCGACGAACCCGATGCCAAACCAAGCCTGCCAGATTCGATTGACCCAGACTCGCGCCGTGAGCGGATGACGCGGATCCCGGATCCAGGCGGCGAGGGTTTTTCGGCGGTCGGGTTCGGGCGTGGCGAAGTTCAACGGGACACTTCCGAAGATTGCCGGAATGGCAGGCTCCACGGGTTCGCCGGGTTGCTCGGGATCTCCTCGAAGCAAGACCCGGGTTGCCTCGGGCTCCGCGAACCAGCCGGCAAACACC
The Verrucomicrobiota bacterium DNA segment above includes these coding regions:
- a CDS encoding aminotransferase class III-fold pyridoxal phosphate-dependent enzyme, whose product is MPDYPFRFDRSVTLHQRARSSMAGGVNSGIRAAELPVPLYFTHGQGSRLWDVDGNEFIDYQLGQGALLYGHAPIGMADAVSTQSRLGFHFASQSELEIKVAEQLRAMIPRAELVRLTCSATEAVMASFRLARALTGRRLILRFEGHYHGWSDEGLVGYGPSPEAWGPEHEPARLHPSAGIIREVPEQFVVARWNDAEHLRQVIDRHRGEWAAMVCEPCLCNTGCIEPDPGLLDTLRELCDREQAVFIADETITGFRFGSAGACGVYHASPDLIILGKALGGGVPLAAFVGQASVFEPLVTGKVIHAGTLNANPLCLAAGNWCLETVAQSSDALTRLHHMGQRLMRGLREIAEVHSIRLRPQGPGGVFHATLLRPGVNEGPVRSHRDYVQRHDARRWAHLRRCLLEHGVRSIERGIWFLSLAHTEDDVAETLRRASLAMAHHASTWQPAA
- a CDS encoding DUF1501 domain-containing protein, with translation MSFALLSPSGRRLLDRRGFLAQTATGLTSLALTSLLQRDALLAAQSPVIDPARPYAPRPPMAPARANKVLMIFCAGAVSQLETYDFKPELIRHDGQPLAGGPPVTFQGPSGNLARPQYEFRPRGQSGKMISDLIPHIAGLTDDLAFLHSLTSKTNTHGPAENFLSTGFVPDGFPSIGGWVTYALGCETQELPAFVAIPDPRGIPQASANNWNNGFLPAEFQGTAFSAKDPIRHLTPPEGVSLKADRDARLLLQSINQRHLQAHPGDNLLAARIASYELAARMQLSVPEVSNLSHEPAWLSREYGADDTRNPLKAAFAKNCMLARRLLERGVRFVQLFNGAYASGGELNWDGHNKLKEQYDRHAAIMDQPVAALVRDLRQRGLLEDTLVVWCTEFGRMPMFQKGSQGRDHNPDGFTCWLTGAGIRTGVSYGATDELGRKAVENVLSIHDLHATMLHLLGIDHEKLTFSHNGVSRRLTDVHGHVVREILS